From one Plectropomus leopardus isolate mb unplaced genomic scaffold, YSFRI_Pleo_2.0 unplaced_scaffold20900, whole genome shotgun sequence genomic stretch:
- the LOC121965620 gene encoding gastrula zinc finger protein XlCGF49.1-like, which yields MVTHTGEKPFSCSVCGKAFSEGGNLKMHMRIHTGEKPFSCSVCKKSCTQSANLWKHMKIHTGEKPFLCSVCGKAFSEKAKLKIHMKIHTGEKPFSCLVCGKAFGQKTNLTIHMRIHTGEKPFSCAVCKKSFSQMGGLQKHVRIHTGDKAFSCSVCGKAFSGSGSLKIHMKIHTGEKLLSCSFCGERFKHNDQLTQHMVHHLGK from the coding sequence TTTCAGTGAAGGCGGAAATCTAAAGATGCACATGAGaattcatacaggagagaaacctttcagctgctcagtttgtAAGAAGTCTTGTACACAGAGTGCCAACTTATGGAAACACATGAaaattcacacaggagagaagccatTCCTCTGCTCAGTGTGTGGCAAAGCTTTCAGTGAAAAGGCAAAGCTGAAGATACACATGAaaattcacacaggagagaaacctttcagctgcttAGTGTGTGGCAAAGCTTTTggtcaaaaaacaaatctgacgATACACATGAGaattcatacaggagagaaacctttcagctgcGCAGTGTGTAAGAAATCTTTTTCACAGATGGGAGGTTTACAGAAACACGTGAGAATCCACACAGGGGACAAAGCTttcagctgctcagtgtgtggCAAAGCATTCAGTGGAAGTGGGAGTCTGAAGATAcacatgaaaatacacacaggagagaaactgtTGAGCTGCTCATTTTGTGGTGAAAGATTTAAACATAATGATCAGCTGACACAACACATGGTGCATCACTTAGGAAAGTAA